A DNA window from Candidatus Sulfidibacterium hydrothermale contains the following coding sequences:
- a CDS encoding TetR/AcrR family transcriptional regulator: protein MHNTKEKILAVATKIFSRYGFYKTSMDEIARIAHKAKGSLYYHFASKEELFTEVVSREIEHMKKELSVIVTDTELDAKEKLKKYLLTRMAVLKQAANYHETLKADFFEHFEFIDKLRSNMDHWEKVQLRSIINQGIQEGVFAKKDKSTGVLLDVFIMVLKGLEIPFFLQDKYDELSPHFDDLINIIIKGMAPE, encoded by the coding sequence ATGCATAACACAAAAGAAAAAATTCTGGCCGTAGCCACTAAAATTTTCAGCCGGTACGGTTTTTACAAAACTTCAATGGACGAAATTGCACGCATTGCCCACAAAGCCAAAGGCTCGCTTTACTATCATTTTGCCAGTAAAGAAGAACTTTTTACCGAAGTGGTTTCGCGCGAGATTGAACACATGAAAAAAGAACTTTCTGTGATTGTTACGGACACCGAACTGGATGCAAAAGAAAAACTGAAAAAATATCTGCTGACAAGAATGGCCGTACTTAAACAGGCAGCAAATTACCATGAAACGCTCAAAGCCGATTTCTTTGAACATTTTGAATTCATTGACAAATTACGCAGCAATATGGACCACTGGGAGAAAGTCCAGTTGCGCAGCATTATTAACCAGGGGATTCAGGAAGGCGTTTTTGCCAAAAAAGATAAAAGTACAGGCGTACTGCTTGATGTTTTTATTATGGTTTTAAAAGGACTGGAAATCCCGTTTTTCCTTCAGGATAAATACGATGAACTTAGTCCGCATTTTGATGATCTGATCAACATCATTATTAAAGGAATGGCTCCCGAATAA
- a CDS encoding Hsp20/alpha crystallin family protein yields the protein MSLVKFNQYPTFTDLLENIERNFLGRVDEYTGDVPAVNIKEEKDKFVLEMAAPGMKKDDFQINLDNYQLTISSEKKEEKNEKDDNYTRREFFYSTFSRSFTLPKSVDVEKIKADYKNGILSVVLPKKEEETKLTRQIKIS from the coding sequence ATGAGCTTAGTAAAATTTAATCAGTATCCGACTTTTACCGACCTGTTAGAAAATATTGAAAGAAACTTCTTAGGTCGTGTTGATGAATATACCGGTGATGTTCCGGCTGTGAACATTAAAGAAGAAAAAGATAAATTCGTATTGGAAATGGCTGCTCCGGGAATGAAAAAGGATGATTTCCAGATTAACCTGGACAACTATCAGCTGACTATTTCTTCTGAGAAAAAAGAAGAAAAGAATGAAAAAGATGATAACTACACCCGGAGAGAATTCTTCTACAGCACATTCAGCCGTTCGTTCACCTTACCGAAAAGTGTGGATGTTGAAAAAATCAAAGCCGATTACAAAAACGGCATCTTGAGCGTTGTCCTGCCTAAGAAAGAAGAAGAAACTAAACTGACCAGACAGATTAAGATCTCCTAA
- a CDS encoding lysylphosphatidylglycerol synthase transmembrane domain-containing protein, which yields MDKVINSLRPSRIIFPILIGIGVSGWLLYHNFNREAFSFVQFSWHTLLFIVIAFSMMLVRDVAYMYRIIILTDNRLTWKQAFNIIMLWEFSSAVSPSVVGGTAPAIFFLYKEGLSGGQSTAVVLTAIFLDEVFFIVSVPLLFLFYRDNIFPPEAQHLSQIIYGFYMGFGIIFVYTLFLTYALFVNPYLFKSFISWVFLFPLIKKWRMGARKWANQLIQTSKVIKKKPASYWFKSGLATVLSWTGRYWVVNFLFMAFFEQSKNLYDQFLIYGRQLSMWIILLVSPTPGGSGIAEYIFTDFLGDLIPNKIWITTLAIFWRLISYYPYLFAGVIILPIWIRHVYKKSKKYKVIR from the coding sequence TTGGATAAAGTCATTAACAGTCTCCGGCCTTCCCGCATTATTTTTCCCATACTCATTGGTATTGGAGTAAGCGGATGGTTATTATATCATAACTTTAACCGGGAGGCTTTTTCGTTTGTCCAGTTTTCGTGGCACACCCTGCTTTTCATCGTCATTGCTTTTTCAATGATGCTGGTGCGAGATGTGGCTTACATGTATCGTATCATTATCCTTACCGACAACCGGCTTACCTGGAAGCAGGCTTTCAACATTATCATGCTCTGGGAGTTCAGCTCAGCCGTTTCACCTTCGGTGGTGGGAGGTACCGCTCCGGCCATCTTTTTCCTTTACAAAGAAGGACTAAGCGGAGGACAAAGTACAGCGGTAGTACTGACGGCCATTTTTCTGGACGAAGTCTTTTTTATTGTTTCGGTTCCTTTGCTGTTTCTTTTTTACCGTGATAATATTTTTCCGCCCGAAGCACAACATCTCTCACAAATTATTTACGGATTTTACATGGGATTCGGAATCATCTTCGTGTACACCCTTTTCCTTACCTATGCTTTGTTTGTCAATCCGTATCTGTTCAAATCATTTATTTCGTGGGTCTTTCTTTTCCCGCTGATCAAAAAATGGCGTATGGGAGCCCGGAAATGGGCCAATCAGCTTATTCAAACCTCAAAGGTTATTAAAAAGAAACCGGCATCCTATTGGTTTAAAAGCGGTTTGGCCACTGTTTTATCCTGGACAGGACGCTACTGGGTGGTGAACTTTTTGTTCATGGCCTTTTTTGAACAATCCAAGAATTTATACGATCAGTTTCTGATTTACGGACGACAGCTAAGCATGTGGATTATTTTGCTGGTCAGCCCCACCCCAGGCGGAAGCGGCATTGCGGAATATATCTTCACCGATTTTTTAGGCGATTTAATTCCCAACAAAATCTGGATTACCACTCTGGCCATCTTCTGGCGATTGATTTCTTACTATCCCTATCTTTTTGCCGGAGTCATTATTCTTCCGATATGGATTCGTCACGTCTATAAAAAATCAAAAAAATACAAGGTAATCCGCTAA